Genomic segment of Ammospiza nelsoni isolate bAmmNel1 chromosome 2, bAmmNel1.pri, whole genome shotgun sequence:
CATAGACACTACCAGTACTGTTaggtatatttttatttagttagTTGGCCTGTTAGTAACTTCCTACAAAAAACATACATCATTATTAAATTTTAGCATAGTGGAACTGGGATATATACAAAATAGAGAAGAACCCTCATATTGTAAATTCATATTGTTTAAAACCACAGTTTAGCAGCATTAGGCAGTGATTTACCAATTTTGATTTAAATCTCAGTTTTAAATTACATAAtggcactgggaaaggggaTAGTCTACCTTGGAAAAAGTGCTGAAACAATAATTGCATCTTATCTGTTTCCTAGAAAATACTGGTGTGATCAcatataagtaaaaaaaaaaaagaaaaaagaaagaaagaagtgtTCCTGGGAAAAGCATCTGAGCTTACCATCTTAGCAGGAATCCCTCATTagctttcttcattttcctgatTGAATGATGGTTAGATATGCCATCAGAGGTATTCACCTGTCCATTCTACCCCTTAGCACATTCCACGCTAAACTCTTTAATTCAAactctttccatttttcctctgatttaaagaaaagatttagTATTTTATAATAGAGATTTATGTTGTGATGTAGCTATGCATAAACTCTCACAAACTGTACTGGTTAGAAATTAGCATATTTAGTAATTTTAACCATAGAATGGATAGAATGGAGGATCATCTAAGAGTAAGCATAGAATGGTTTAAGAAGGCTATTATGTTAAAGACATCTTACTCATTTTTTGAGAAATGTGTATGGTAAATATAAGCTGAttacagaaagcaaaagaatGCTTTTAATTTGTGAATTTTGCAAGCATTTAATCCCTGGTTTTGCCATGGTGTTGATATGTGATGAGAGGCAAATTCCTTAAACCCTGAGGTCAGATATGGGAATCTCAAGGGAGGGGtcagagggagaaggaagagaaacacTGTGAGAGCGTAAGATTGGAGTCTGCTTCACAAATGTGTATCCTTGAGAATAAGGCATTCAGATTGTCTGGAAGCAGTGGCTGGTGactatttttaaatgaaattaaagcagTCACTTTCCTCATGTTTTGAGCTGGAATGAGAAACAAGTAGACAGGTAGAAGGTAAACCTAGTCAATTTGGGCACAGGTACACTCCTTTCACTCTTTATCTGTGGATGAGCCACAGATCTGTGAAAACTTCGGAGTAAAACCAGCTAtgtgtgcagctcctgggataCCCTCTTGATTATTTTTGTATTGTTCTGTGCTTGGTTCCCTTCTAGGAAGCAGGTTGCTTCCTTCCAGCAGTGTTGCTGGCTccactggaaaaggaaaaggcaacAAAGCAGAGGCTCAGCACCATAATCCAGTAAGTGctttaataaaatgttttcttctcatTTGCACAGAGATAAGGACGGGAGAAAAGAGAGGCTTGATTTAGGTGTTGCTTGCTGAGGGTTGAAAGGGCAGTAGGAAGGCATTTGCAGGGGGAGGTTAAAGTGGTGCCTTGTTCTGCAGGCCTCCattttgtgctgtgtgtgaTGTCAGCGCTGGAGCACTGtctgctgcacacacggtgAGGAGCACAGGTAATGGACACGGGGGAGGAGAGCCACAGGCCCCTGGCCATCCCTGCCTCTCTGAGACAGTGCAGCaagtgctgtacagcttctcaggaaacaGAGTTAGTCCTTTACCTTCCTCCCCAAGCAATCTTCCATGGCAAGTGACTCTGGCCTGTCTGATTTACCGAAGCACTCCCTTTCCCGGCTGCCTCCTCCCTCTCAGGGAACAGCATTTCCCATTGAGATTCTGTTCTCTACCCTAATCTAGGCACAGTTTCATCCTCTTCTTTGTCTTTCATTGTTCAGTTTCCTTTGCTCAGATACAACATACCTTTCTCTGTGCCTAACCTCTGCTTTTTATAATAGTTTCATTACTTTGCAGAACCCCTTTTTGTTGCTCATTTTCTGATGTTGTGCCTATCTGTACACTTCCTTATTTGCTTTCAGCCTAGCATTGGCGGGACCTACTTGCCAAGCcagtttcacagcttttccagaCATGGGAAGTGGGATTGATTTCCTGATGAGGGAAAATGGGAACACCACTTCAGGATTGTTCCCTAGAATTCATAGTCCAGTTTTGTCTGTGTTGTTGAGTCTTTTTGCTCAATGTCCCTTTCCTTGCCCAGTATCTTCTCTGGTCTGACACTAAACAGCTGCCTTGAAAATGGTGGGGATGTGAGGCTCTCAGGAACTAGTTTGGTACGCAGCTGAGTAGAAGAGGATCACCTTTATGGATGAAAATTCTTCCAGCTATTCCTAAACATTCCTAAATAGCTGGTAGTTCTTACTGTTTCTGTTCAGATCCTCAGCGCTCAAGTTTTAGCTGCCCTGCCACCTTGTGGCATTCAGAGCAGTCAGGTGCACAGTTCAGCCCCATGAGGTGGTGGCCACTGTTGCCACTGCAGATCAGAGAGGGGAGCTGATACTCGCCGCTGAGGCTGCTTCAGTGTGCGCTACAGCAGAGATCAGAACTGAGCGTGGCAGTGCAGCTGGCAGCCACTGTTCTCTGGGGTCATCCCCAGAGCTTTTGCCAAGAGCTTGTGCTCACAGCACGGCTCTGTAACACAGGAACAAGGCTGTGTAAATGAGGGGCAGAACTCCCTCAATGTTCTGCTCCCAAACAGGCACATTTTGCTCAGAATAGGTAGAGAGTCAGAATTGCAACAATCTGCAAACTCACTGATAGAAAAGGCAAAGGCAGTGGTTTTGCATTTACTGGTGGCTATTATAGGCAATAAACAATGTATCTCAGTAGTACTCAAGTATGATTTTAGTACCTAAGGTTTTGAGCATGTAATTTCCACTGATTTGAAGTAGGTCAAagagcatttaaaataatttcattaaatataTTGCAGTCTGTAGGATCCATGTCTTTTGGTTCATCTGCCAAATCAACAACATTCTGCCACAAAGGCTGGTTATTTTCCAGTTGATCCGGCTCAAAGAACAAAGTTTCATGAGACCCTGCTTTTCACTGACATTATTTCCAGGTGTTCTTTGAATTCTCACCAGCTCCTTACCAGAGCACATTATTTCCCACAAAAGGGCATTTTACCCACTCCTGAGATAGCGCTACTGGCTTAAAGTGATGTTTTAGTCATTCCATTTTATCACAACCTCTGAATCAGTTTGATAGCACAGATTGGAGGCTAGCAAGTTTCAGGGGAGAAACGGTAAAAAATTTCTGTAACATGGCTTCAAGGGACTCAAAGAAACCTATGGCAGCCACATCCATGGTAACCTCCTTGTCATTCTAACTCCTCTTATCTCTCACAAAGTTTTCCTTAAGTTCCAGGCTGAATTTGCCCAAAGACTAATGGGTGCACTGGTAAAAAGGAGGAAGGACTCCTCCAATCCTAGGGTACTTCCTGAAGAGCTGAGAGAAGTAAAAATTGTGGGTGGGGGAACAAATGATACTCCCACAACACTCAGAGGTGTAAGAACATGAAggatacagattttttttctgatcctTTGTTCTAGGATTTGCTGTTCAAGTGAAAATACGTGAATGTGCTTTATGCTAAAGttcagaaaaagacaaaaaagggaattccagctgctgctgtttcattCAGTGATGCATCAGAGTGTGGAATCATTGTGAAATCAAACTTCCTATAAATCAAATTTCTGTGTGTCATTCCAATTCAGCCAATACAGGGCCAAGCTCAAACACTTTCCATGTGaagtttcttattttaattgtttGCATACCTTTCCCTCTGCAGACGACATGCTTGGAAGTCCCTCACAGCCATATCCAAATCACCTTTGGATAGGCAGCAATTAGGGCATCCTTGAGGAAGCAAAACAGAGTCTACTTCAGTTACCAGCTGAACCTACAGTGGTGTTCACAACCATCCTCCAAAGACATTCCTGTAAAACCTGGATTAGTTAAAAACCCCTGCAAGGTTTGGGGTTGCATGTGTATGGTGGTTTCCTCAAACATCAGTCGCTGCAGGTGTATCACATATTGTCCAGGATGGGGACAGttccttttaaaatacttgatTGGCTCGCTAGGCTCTTCTTTAGGCTTGAATTGTGTCTTTCCCAGCTGCCATGATGCAAAGTAAAAGGAAGCATTAATATCTTAACCTGTGCTTCTTATGTCTATGTAGTACACTGgacttaaaataaaagaaaatgtggcCAGCTTCTCTTAggttttatgtgtgtgtgtgtgtttgtaaaGGACAAGCAGGAAGACATAAGAAACCCGGAGATCACAGTCCAGTAACTGCATAATCCTCACGTGTTCAGggtaaaggaaagaaaaccaaccaGGGAAGAAGAATGTTCACTCTGCAAGAAGTTAAATCTTTAATGTTAATCTTTGATctgtggaaagaaaggaagCACATTTGTATTGGTAAACACCTCACCAGGCTGGTAATACTGGCAAACCttgatatttttcaaaattacagaTGAGACCAAGCAGTAAAGTTAACTGTTAAGGATGAGAAAGGCATCTCTCCATAAAATTGAATACATTCAGATAACCACTGAAGACTGACAtatatattttccttcctacatATTTCCCCAGGACTTTTCACAACTTAGGGCTTGGAACTGGTCCCAGCCACTTTTCACCTGCAAGACAAACCAGCACAAAAGAGAAACGTTAAAATGTGATCCATACAAGTAATTGGGGGGttatttttctgcagcaggATTATTGTTCCTACTCTGAACAGTAGGTGAAGGGTAGCTACTGGTGATGGAATACAGATATATATCTTGTTTGGTGTGCTACAGCCAGCTCCATAAATCTTTCACTGTCTAGTCACAACTGAAACTGTGcagaagaattattttcctCCATTACAGATGAGACGTTCTGCAGGTCAGGGATATTTTACATGAGGGAGAAATCAGTTCTTTTTAGGACTCATTTTGCAGGGGGGAGTGGGggttaaaaaaaagcaaaaaagggtGCAAGGCTGCAGAGTCAGagaatcaaaaagaaaatatgattaAGTCCTTGGAGTTGAGACTAGAAATCAGGCCACAGCATTCCAGTCAGTATTAGTGACTGCTGTAGTGAGTGTTGGGTACTCTTCTTCCTCACTCTCATGTTCATCAGGAATATTTTACAGAATCAGAAACTCATCCAGAAcactaaaaaagaaaacctcaaaaaattTCCATTCTGCTTAAGCTTATGACTAATACTAATTTGCATTAATTAATACTTTCTGTTGAATGTTTTCCACAAATGCATGAGCTAATTGTGTGCATAACTCTTTCTAGAGACACTCTCTCAAGTGCCAGATCTTGAGATGAATAGTCAAATGCCCTGTAACTCATAAAAAAAGGTAactttagttttatttttttatcacaACCTACTTCAATCTCTTAAAGAATTTAAAGTGTGTATTCTGttaatagaaaaatgaaaagaaggatGGTCAATATATGAACAACCTAAACAGCTGTGTAGGTAGACACAAGTTATGGACTGGGGAGCTGTAATAATGTGCTCTTAATAAGAAGGAACagatataaaatgaaaatgttagaacaacaacaacaacaaaaaaaaagcagtaccAGCCATAGTCATAATCTTAGCCAAGGTCTACGGTCCAGTACCAAAAGGTTACATACGGATATTTTGAGAATGGCGCATGGAGCACAAAGCCTTGAAACACACCAAGAGAGGGTGTGAGAGAGAGAACTCGAGTTACTTCTGGTCTGGAAAAGGATCATTTGGTCATTTTAAGTGTACTGGGACAGATTTCAGTCAGCAGTTTCATTCCAGGATAAGGATAACCAAcattatttaatatttgaaagCCCTTAGGAGTGTTTTACTCAGCTGCATTACTTATTTTGTTCCAAGAGGGTGAAAGCATGAAACCAAAGTGATGAAATGAGGTAGACTCACCTATAATGCTGCCTAGCAGCTCTAAACGATCAGAGCCAAAAAACAGATGAGGTTTCCCATCATAATGTGCCACAACAGCAGGCATCCCAAATGCCTATTGACACCATGGAGATGAAACAGAGAATGTTATAATGGGAGAATTTCTTGCAGTCATATCACCAATCTTCAGGAATAAATCCCAAcaactttttactttttttcctccccttcttTTTACCTTCTTCATTCTTAAAGATAAGCCTAATGAAGCCATCTGAAAATGGGTGACTCTCCAGAGCCTGTGTGCCCCTTTTGAAGGagcataaaaaaaaacctgattaaTCCACAGTTCTATTCCAAGTAGCAATAAATGGTATCTCTCAGTAAAAAAAAGGTTCTGTCCTTGGAATGAGTGGGTCAGCCTTGTTTTCTCAGATGACTGAGATAAACTACCAGCAACAGTGAGGTGGCTTTCACACATTGGAAAACAAGAAGTCTATATAGTGCTTTCTATAATCATCACTCTCATTGTTCCCTGCTTCCCTGTATTCTTAAGGGGGAAGGAATGCAGAGCTGTGAAGCCCAGTGCCATTGGAAGCATCTCACCCCATGTTTCAGTGCTTCAGTTGTTGTGTCTTTCAGTCGGTCCTTCACTGGAGGGGATGAAGCCATTTCAAGTGCCTtctgggagagctctgctgggagcccagcCTGTCGGGCAATCTGTGTAAACATGATTTAATTAAGAATACtctaaatgtaaatatttcaaTTCTCACCCTGGTATAATTAATTTAATCTTCAGTCTgttaacaaaaaaattcaaaatactcTTGAAGCACTTCTTGCACAACTGTCTTGCTGTATTCCCAAACTATTCATCATTTAACAACTCTCAGATACAAAGTGGAAGAGACATTTTAAATCTTCCAAGCCCCAAATctgcactttttttccccaggagttcctaaaccaaagaaaaaaaatgaaagaaccTTAGATACAATGACTCATCAGATAACTTacaaaaaaactcaaactgGTGTTCTGAAAAGTAAAATCTCGCACTACAAGCCTACCAAGACAGAAATGCAGCCACATGGGATCTGTGACACTGTATGAAAGACACCAAATCACAGAGGTTTAACAGTGGCTGGTGTTACTGCTGGATCTTTTTCACCTCCCCTGAGCCTCTGCCACACCGGAATGAGACAAAGTAGCCAAATTTAAACTTCTGGTGTTTACCTGGTAACAATGACTTCCAAGTACTCTTTGAATAAGGTATTTCAcgaaaagagagaaaaaaaagaaagaaatgcagtaTTGCACATGGAGAAGTAATCCTGCACATGCAGGTGTTAATGACTTTTTCAATGACTTTTTTTGTTTAGCACCAACATTTTCATGTGCCTTCTCCTGCTAACACACCAGGAAAATGAGGAGCTCTTTTTGACTGTGCTTGAAGAGGAGGTTAAACAAGTGTACCACTGGACTAGAACAAAATGCTTGGTAGCCACAGTGTTTAGAGTGCAATATTGACACTGTGAAGTAGTATCTCGTCCTCACCATTTCAGGGCAGAAAGAGGATTTAAGTGGACTGGGGCAGAATTCAGACCACACATTGCTGATACAGCAATTTATGTGAAGCTGCTTTTGAGTAAATGAAGAAGTAAAAGAATGCTAAGGAATTATTATCAGGTTTTAAAAGTACCATTTTTCTGACTGATGTGTAAAATAAATCTACCTGTAAAGACTCAGATGATTGGCTGGGACCTCTCAGCCACCTTTGGATGACAAATTTCCAGAAAAGTCTAGTAATTGTTGCAGGAGTGAATGAAGACAGACACAAGCAGACAAGGGGACACCTCCCTCTCTGCATTGATGCACGGGAGGGATACTCATCGACTGCCAAACTGTGGCTAAATTGGAGATTGTTCTGAGTATGAAGCGCTGAAGTTCTGCATGTCCttgctttatttaaataatgatgGATTCAGAGACAATGTGACAATATTCTGTATATGTTTATGTATTGGGTCTAGCTGGAATGGAGCTACTTTGCTTCACAGCAGCTCCTATGGTTTTGTGTTTCAGATCTGTGACCAAAACAATGCTGATAACATCCTAATTATTTTAGCTATTGATGAATGGTGTTTGCACAGTGTCGAGGCAGTCTCTGGTTCTCACTCTCCCCCCACAGTGAATAAAGTGGGGCTTCACCAGAGGCTGGGAGATGACCTGAACTAACCCAAGAGACAGACCATGCCATACGCCATGCTCAGCAGTAATTGATGAGGAGGGGTTTTAGGCAGGTTAAACTTTTTCTTGGGAACTGGCTGAGCATCAGTCTACGTGtagggattttttgttttctttcactctGCTCCCAGTTCTCTTTTGTTTATTAAGTAattttatctcaacccacacGTTTTCTAGCTTtcattcttcctttcctcttcccctgTCCTTCTGGGCAGTGGGAGGAAGCAAGTAAGCACCTGTGTGGTGCTTGGCTGCCTACCAGAGTAAATTATATCTTAAGCTATAAGTAtagttaattaattaaattatatgtttaaataaaaaataactttatttatATCCTTCAAATCTTGCTTCTTAAAAAGCAAAGTGCAAACCTTTGCTGAAACTTAAGTAAAAAAGTGACACTATGATGAAGCTGAAGTGCAAGAACTAGACTTGGGGAGGAACAGCAAGACTCCAAGCTTCAGATTTCAACTAGGGATGTTGGATAGGAGACACCAGTCAACTCCTCTCTTTTCTTCATATTCCAAGAACTtataaaataatgaagaaagGAGAGACCTTCAAGAGAATCTGCTGGTATACTACCTTACATGCTATTACAGCTTTTGCTGTAATAAACAAAATTGaaatggcaaaagaaaaaacatcagGAGTATAATTTCCAGGTAAGTAAAAGAGCATAATAGGACTGAGCTTAACAGAAAACCTGACTCCATCACTCTAAGGAAAGTCACCTTCCCCAAGTGTTGCATTACAGCTGAACATTTCATAGAGCAGCAACGCCTCAATGCAGAAACTATTTATACTTTCATGACTTTTAATAACATAGTATCAATAGGTAACTCATTGTCCAGCCTGAGTATCTTGCCACatgaattaacaaaaaaaaaaaggtgtattctggttctgaggaaaaaaaaacaccaaaaaatccaaacagagCTGCAAgggaatttaaataaatttttcctcAAAGTCATCAATAAGAACATCTATCAGAAATGCAGAAGcaccaagaaaaaggaaacacttACAGCCAATATGTTCTCTGGCTGACTGATGTCTTCATGCTggtaaaagaataaaataagtaAATCAGTATTTATGAAACAAAAGCTCATctctggatttttaaaagcaagttttctaagcaaacaaaaataaactcaATACTAATTGCTGGAGAAATTACCTCCAAAAAGGTCTTAAGTCACCTAATCTAGGAATGTATTAAAGTGTTTTCTGATATGAACCACAGTGACTTCTGAACCACTGTGACCGTAAGTTCCTGCTGTGACTTTCcattaaaagacattttcttcctcttgctggAATTCCACATTTTAATGATTCAGGACAGGGAAGGTGACAGAAAGAGTCAAGAAGCTGGCTGAATGAAGTACTGACCTGTGACCAGAAGCGCATCCAGAACTGCCTGGATAAGGGCTCCAGGTACTGTGGGTTTGTCATGTCAATGGCTGTGATAAAGCGCATGGCCGTCAGGCTGCCTGCATTCGTGGGAGACAGAGGAACACTCAGacaaggcacagcagcaggagcaggtgtggTCTGCATGACTGCTACCTAAGAGCAGTGTGATGTCCCCTGTACCAGTCCTGAGAAACCCAAAGTCTGTACAGGAAAGCTCATGTTGATTCACAGTTATCTCCTGTGCTAGCATCATTCACAGCCACATTTCTCCAGAAATTTCCTTCATGGCTATGAATGCAGACTTCATCCTGCTCACAGGTTCAGGAAAAGGCTGCACACAGGGACTTCATCGTAGGGAGAACTGGAACCAGAAGGGCTAGGGATGAGAAATAGCTGCTAAAACTCTTACTTGTGCCCATGATGTGCTGGAAGGCATCTGGGGTCATACGTAAAGGCACCTGGTAGTACTTTGCCATCCTTTTCATATCCTTCAGCAAGTATTCCCCTCGCTTTGGTAACATTGCTGGCGGCTTGTTACCTTTTAGGAAAAAGTTCTGTTGAGATTTCCAGCTGTATTATAGTAATACTGAACAAACTAACACTGGAAAAATTATGCCTCATATGTACATATACCTAAGGAAGAGTCTAATTTCATagtataatttcattttggtttaCTGAAACATACTTGGCTTTTCCAAAGATAATGCTGCGATTTAAACAtggtttatttcagttttgcacTGATTAAACCTTTAGGATAGCTGAATCAGTTTTAAACCAAGGTACAAATGTCCTAGCAGGGATTTATGTTGATTCAGACAGATGACTTTTAAGCTAGACAACTCCTAATGCATGGGTAAACCAATGTAAAGACTTGTTAATTCATGATTTATGCGTTGTAAGTCTTGGTGATCCAATTAAGGCCGTAAGTACTGTCTCAGGACATAGTTGTATCCTTCCTGTATATTACAAAGTGGAAGTGTTCCACAAATTAATTCTGGTTTAAAATCTAACTCTAGGAAAACACTCCCTGTcaaattgttattattattattatttatttattgtattttagaACAGGTGGACTTTGGCACAGACTGTCTGTGTAGTTGCAACAGTGTGAAATTCCTTGTGACTGATTTCTCAATATCTTTGGGGCTCCACAGTCCTGTAGTTAATCTGTTAGTGGTGCCATAACTTAGTTCAGAGCTGGCTCTTTGTGGGCTCTGCACACTCCCAGGGCCTGCAGACTGAGTACTCTGCTAGTGAAGAAGGtatctccctgcagagctcatcTCCCTGTACTCCATACCAGTTTGTTGCATTATGCCACCGAGGAAAGCTGGACGGAAGCGCAGCTCAATATTCCAGATGTGCCGGTACCGGCAGAGAGCCTGCAACGTGAAAGAGTAGTGAGGGATTCAGAGTCAGAGATGTCTATAGAGCTGTGTGCAGCTTAGGCAGTAAGTACTACAGATAAATCCTTTCCTATTGTATTAGGGCTAGTCTTTCTAAAGCCTTTCCTGGATGCTGCCAGAGAACTCTGATGTCAGAAAAACTGAGGCGTCTCTATTCGTGTCACGACTATCCAAGGCTAAGCAGCGGTAAGTATGGGAAAGGTCAGGCTCATGTCATGATCAGGACACCTGCactttttaaatatgaaagcTACCCCAGAAGCAAAATGTTCAGCACTAACTCCTGCACTGCCGTTTGGCTCGGACACgcttccctgctgtccctggatTTCAACACGCGAGGGAGAAGCCCAGGCACCCCTTAGAGGTGAGAGAAAAATTAACTTCACGGCGCAAAGGGCGCTGACTGCAGCCAGCCGGCCGAGCTGCCCTTGAGCGGCCCTTCCGaacgggaggcggcggcgggacCGGCCGGGTGCCAGCGCCGCTCGGGCACCGCGGAGACCGGGAAGGgcctccctccctgtgccaccgCTCACCTCAAACGCCAGCCACGAGTACGGGGAGATCACATCGTAAAACAGCTCCACGAGCGTCCGGCCCATGCTGGCCTCGTCCCGTGCCGTGCCGCCGCTCCGCAGCGTCCGGTGGCCGCAGCACCGCCCCCCCGGGCACggagcggcagcagcagcggcagcggggCCGCCCTTCCGCCGCCGCCCCTCCGGCCCGCCCCACTCCGCTCCGGCTCCGGCTCCCCGCGGCTGCCGCTCGCTCGGCCCCGCCGTGCGGCTCGCTTCGCTGGCTGCCCGGAGAGTGCCGGCCCGGGAGGAAGAGCAGGGGTGGGATCGCAGGGGGCCGGCAGGGAGCCCGTGCCCTTGGCCATGGCGAGGCCGGGGAAGGGCAAGCTCCCGAGGAGGGAACCCGAGAGCTGACTCGGCGGGGCGGTCCAGCATGTTTTCCCGGGAGCACGGCGTCCCTG
This window contains:
- the GSTK1 gene encoding glutathione S-transferase kappa 1, with product MGRTLVELFYDVISPYSWLAFEALCRYRHIWNIELRFRPAFLGGIMQQTGNKPPAMLPKRGEYLLKDMKRMAKYYQVPLRMTPDAFQHIMGTSSLTAMRFITAIDMTNPQYLEPLSRQFWMRFWSQHEDISQPENILAIARQAGLPAELSQKALEMASSPPVKDRLKDTTTEALKHGAFGMPAVVAHYDGKPHLFFGSDRLELLGSIIGEKWLGPVPSPKL